From the Daucus carota subsp. sativus chromosome 8, DH1 v3.0, whole genome shotgun sequence genome, one window contains:
- the LOC108198409 gene encoding NAC domain-containing protein 7-like — protein sequence MALKLPVGYKFCPSDKELLEDYLKRKIQGTLSWDVIQEKEIYGPNANPWEIFSDSSTQWITFGKQKSVYVFTRLTKMADKESSGEGSEGHYVRTAGCGTWHVETGRKAVMDGDNNPIGEKRMLVFQISDTNGLKNGVQYYWNMHEYLLKGIEDYVVCRITLDMMKTVKVCPKDVSGRRGSTKSKAKKKSATTSNSNQREKAVLVNSFCDPRKEVASNIDDSSTCGFSYENQRCIEERIEMVYQNLLASTNTLCLDGSDQRSIPNEGMPQYDDARGRSCVEKPEGQGLNILNDDQGLNNEEAAQPVIMGEGFQNMGTVLSDFNGGSEDEVYLDLEDINIIGDDFWSDAADNVPMMDQPLPNHDVPLNSENLLDAGSWSDLLEELGQDDNNVDNVPMMDQPLPNSDLSLNFVDLLDAGSWSDLLEKLGQVNNNVQEQPQQQWQQPTQNMSCGLGKRKSFEAEEAGPAKKTCM from the coding sequence ATGGCCTTAAAGCTTCCCGTAGGCTATAAATTTTGCCCAAGTGACAAAGAGTTGTTGGAGGACTACTTGAAACGCAAGATTCAGGGGACACTTTCTTGGGATGTGATCCAGGAGAAGGAGATTTACGGTCCCAACGCCAATCCATGGGAGATTTTCAGTGACTCTTCGACTCAGTGGATAACCTTTGGTAAACAAAAATCTGTTTATGTCTTTACTCGTTTGACAAAGATGGCAGATAAGGAATCATCTGGTGAGGGGAGTGAAGGACACTATGTGAGGACAGCAGGTTGTGGCACGTGGCATGTTGAAACGGGTCGTAAGGCCGTCATGGATGGTGATAATAATCCTATTGGGGAGAAGAGGATGTTGGTTTTTCAGATTAGTGATACTAATGGATTGAAGAATGGAGTTCAGTATTATTGGAACATGCATGAGTATCTCTTGAAGGGGATTGAGGATTATGTGGTTTGTCGTATCACTCTTGATATGATGAAAACTGTCAAGGTTTGCCCCAAAGATGTTTCTGGAAGACGTGGCAGCACCAAGTCTAAAGCAAAGAAGAAATCTGCTACTACTTCTAATAGTAATCAGAGGGAAAAGGCGGTGTTGGTTAATAGTTTCTGCGATCCAAGAAAGGAGGTGGCCTCTAATATTGATGATTCTAGTACGTGTGGATTCAGTTATGAGAATCAGAGATGTATTGAAGAGAGGATTGAGATGGTCTATCAGAATCTGTTGGCCTCGACGAATACCCTTTGTCTCGATGGTTCTGACCAAAGATCAATCCCTAATGAAGGCATGCCACAATATGATGATGCAAGGGGCAGGTCTTGTGTTGAAAAACCAGAGGGTCAGGGGCTGAATATACTTAATGATGATCAGGGACTCAACAATGAAGAAGCTGCCCAACCAGTGATTATGGGTGAGGGTTTTCAAAACATGGGGACAGTATTATCAGATTTCAACGGTGGGTCTGAGGACGAAGTATATCTGGACTTGGaggatataaatataattggtGATGATTTCTGGTCAGATGCTGCAGACAATGTGCCGATGATGGATCAGCCACTGCCCAACCATGATGTTCCTTTAAATTCAGAGAATTTGCTTGATGCGGGCTCTTGGTCAGATTTATTGGAGGAATTGGGGCAAGACGACAACAATGTTGACAATGTGCCAATGATGGATCAGCCACTGCCCAATAGTGATCTGTCTTTGAATTTTGTGGATTTGCTTGATGCGGGTTCTTGGTCAGATCTATTGGAGAAACTGGGGCAAGTGAACAACAATGTGCAGGAGCAACCGCAGCAACAATGGCAACAGCCTACGCAGAACATGAGTTGCGGATTGGGGAAAAGGAAGTCATTTGAAGCCGAGGAAGCAGGACCTGCTAAAAAGACTTGCATGTGA
- the LOC108199036 gene encoding uncharacterized protein LOC108199036: MGGKVSPDDAKVSDEHKKAEKERREAHIKTLDDLVNVNSLFTLAVFVGLSQASPGAISLENREECNAGPGVAKMLVLYEVVAFACFLLSSLVAKVIKLLLGLDSDRFKLVQDRFDLKDFLLILTASASVSGIILLTLSVINIVQIRIGLYSCGSAEARRAIWGLGTIVAIALVIYVLALIVAIYASITTDGQYSTSSKTNSDEKRGDHQKDESSGVIQGRSAV, from the coding sequence ATGGGTGGAAAGGTGAGTCCAGATGATGCAAAGGTGAGTGATGAACATAAAAAAGCGGAGAAAGAGAGGAGAGAAGCTCATATTAAAACACTGGATGATCTTGTTAACGTTAATTCACTTTTTACTTTAGCGGTGTTTGTGGGCTTGTCTCAGGCTTCACCAGGCGCTATCAGCCTGGAGAATCGTGAAGAGTGTAATGCTGGTCCTGGAGTAGCTAAAATGCTGGTTCTGTACGAAGTTGTGGCCTTTGCTTGTTTCCTCTTATCAAGCCTTGTTGCAAAAGTGATAAAGCTACTGCTGGGCTTGGATAGTGATAGATTCAAGTTGGTTCAGGATAGATTTGATTTAAAGgactttttgttgattttgaccGCCAGTGCCTCTGTTAGTGGGATTATTTTGCTAACACTTTCGGTCATTAACATAGTCCAGATCCGAATAGGCTTGTATTCTTGTGGAAGTGCTGAAGCAAGGAGAGCTATATGGGGTCTTGGTACTATCGTTGCCATTGCTTTGGTGATTTACGTGCTGGCTCTGATTGTAGCTATTTATGCCTCTATTACTACTGATGGTCAGTATTCAACTAGTTCAAAAACCAATTCTGATGAAAAAAGGGGTGATCATCAGAAAGATGAAAGTTCTGGTGTAATCCAAGGCCGCTCAGCCGTTTGA